The Clostridia bacterium genome contains a region encoding:
- the dnaX gene encoding DNA polymerase III subunit gamma/tau, whose protein sequence is MTQALYRKYRPTTFDQVIGQSHITTALKNQIINNNLSHAYIFNGTRGVGKTSIARIFARAINCQNNTNGNPCLECSSCLDYEKGGNIDIIEIDAASNNSVGFARELTERVGYVANNGKYKVYIIDEAHMITQQAFNALLKTLEEPPEHVIFILCTTEVQAFPATILSRCMRFDFRLVSAGEISTLLSGIFDDLSIKYTNQAVKAIATAGEGSVRDALTIADRCVAVCQDLDYQDVMDILGATNRDILISLSQQIIAGDVSGLLQTITSLSNLGKSMTMLTKDLCRHFRDLLIISTVSNSFDMLGLPQDLFDKLVSQTATTNSKKLMQAVETFAKLEYTLRTSLSPQILFEAVSARLATNSLSDDLDGLEIRVAQLEKKLSLLSVDFKELNKAIEFSQQTQSQQVISQQPQSQQTQSQNQPQQSKPIPTTSSAVAVWSKILETVRILDSALLKTTCADVKKVEIVNNNFIMYCNRTQLNIFKDKTYSGYITKVLDTFNLRLELVLQEDSSSESGLDNIISLAGKNIEIK, encoded by the coding sequence ATGACGCAAGCATTATACCGTAAATATCGCCCGACCACATTTGACCAAGTAATAGGGCAGAGTCATATTACAACTGCGCTTAAAAATCAAATTATTAACAATAATTTGTCCCACGCATATATATTTAACGGCACACGAGGCGTGGGAAAAACTTCAATTGCCCGCATATTTGCCCGTGCTATCAACTGCCAAAACAATACTAACGGCAATCCTTGTTTAGAATGTAGCTCGTGTTTAGATTATGAAAAAGGCGGAAATATTGATATTATCGAAATTGACGCAGCAAGCAACAATTCGGTAGGTTTTGCAAGAGAACTAACCGAAAGAGTAGGATACGTCGCAAATAACGGCAAATATAAGGTCTATATTATTGACGAAGCGCACATGATTACTCAACAAGCCTTTAACGCTTTGTTAAAGACGCTTGAAGAACCGCCGGAACACGTTATATTTATTCTTTGTACTACCGAAGTACAAGCGTTTCCCGCAACGATTCTTTCTCGCTGTATGCGGTTTGACTTTCGCCTAGTTAGCGCCGGCGAGATTTCAACCCTACTTAGCGGTATTTTCGACGACCTATCTATAAAATATACTAACCAAGCGGTTAAAGCAATCGCAACCGCAGGCGAAGGAAGCGTAAGAGATGCTTTGACTATCGCCGACCGTTGCGTAGCCGTTTGTCAAGACCTAGATTACCAAGACGTTATGGATATTTTAGGGGCGACCAACCGAGATATTTTAATTAGTCTTAGCCAACAAATTATTGCAGGCGACGTTTCGGGCTTATTGCAAACCATAACTTCTTTGTCAAATTTAGGTAAGTCTATGACTATGCTTACCAAAGACTTATGTAGACATTTTAGAGATTTACTTATTATTTCAACGGTTTCTAACAGCTTTGATATGCTAGGACTTCCACAAGACCTATTTGACAAACTTGTTAGCCAAACAGCTACTACTAATTCAAAGAAACTTATGCAAGCCGTAGAAACTTTTGCCAAACTAGAATATACTTTGCGGACTTCGCTTTCGCCACAAATTCTTTTCGAAGCTGTGTCGGCAAGACTAGCTACCAATAGTCTTAGCGACGATTTAGACGGGCTAGAAATTAGAGTCGCCCAACTTGAAAAGAAACTTAGCTTGCTAAGCGTTGACTTTAAGGAACTCAACAAAGCAATAGAGTTTTCGCAACAAACCCAATCGCAACAAGTTATATCGCAACAACCCCAATCGCAACAAACCCAATCGCAAAATCAGCCTCAACAATCTAAGCCCATTCCAACAACTTCTTCCGCCGTAGCAGTTTGGAGTAAAATTTTAGAAACGGTTAGAATACTTGACTCTGCCTTGCTAAAAACTACTTGCGCCGACGTAAAAAAGGTAGAAATAGTCAACAACAATTTTATAATGTACTGTAATCGCACACAGTTGAATATCTTTAAAGATAAGACATATAGCGGTTATATCACCAAAGTTCTTGATACTTTTAATCTTAGGTTAGAGCTAGTTTTGCAAGAAGACAGTTCAAGCGAAAGCGGGCTTGACAACATAATATCGCTTGCCGGGAAAAACATAGAAATAAAATAA
- a CDS encoding sigma-70 family RNA polymerase sigma factor yields MDFEQLLVDIEKGDEDAKEQLYQYFKPIVRNICYGLFLLGGDKEDLLQEGMIALFDCIDNYDSSKGNFVNFARTCIRHRVLTAITQSNADKNKPLSLAVNIEQQSGISLVNPFDAIEDNDLATNIKQFIATKLSVLEQTVINYYLEGYSIDEICAFTDKTYKSVSTALQRARKKISIYKEK; encoded by the coding sequence ATGGATTTTGAACAACTGCTTGTCGATATAGAAAAAGGCGACGAGGACGCAAAAGAGCAACTATACCAATATTTTAAGCCCATAGTACGCAACATTTGCTATGGCTTATTCCTGTTAGGCGGAGATAAAGAAGATTTATTGCAAGAAGGTATGATTGCTTTGTTTGATTGTATTGACAACTATGATTCGTCTAAGGGTAATTTTGTAAACTTTGCCCGAACTTGTATAAGGCATAGAGTTCTTACGGCTATTACTCAATCTAACGCCGATAAGAATAAACCGCTTTCTCTTGCCGTCAATATAGAACAACAAAGCGGTATTAGTCTAGTCAATCCTTTTGATGCAATCGAAGATAACGACTTAGCTACAAATATCAAACAATTTATCGCAACCAAGCTATCTGTGTTAGAACAAACTGTAATAAATTACTATTTAGAAGGTTATTCTATCGATGAGATATGCGCATTTACCGATAAGACCTACAAGTCAGTTTCTACTGCGCTTCAACGAGCTAGAAAGAAAATTTCAATTTACAAGGAGAAATAA
- a CDS encoding GNAT family N-acetyltransferase codes for MQIRAYKSSDKPQLRQICVDTTHIELNQRSKQYLPILWNDYYTERESQNIFVLDDNGLAVGYVLCSTNTNFYKVFKSDYLPKVRKISPKMCFLFKLGHLFEAKYLKKYIAHLHIDILPTYQRGGYGKLLVDALAKHLLSKNIHSVMLVCDKNNKQGINFYLKYGFKQKANILSGIVFVYNF; via the coding sequence ATGCAAATAAGAGCGTATAAGTCAAGCGACAAGCCACAGCTTAGGCAAATATGCGTCGATACGACTCATATCGAGCTAAATCAACGCTCTAAGCAATATTTGCCAATTCTTTGGAATGACTATTATACCGAGCGTGAAAGTCAAAATATATTTGTATTAGACGACAACGGACTAGCCGTCGGCTATGTTTTATGTTCGACCAATACCAATTTTTACAAAGTTTTTAAGAGCGATTATTTGCCGAAAGTTAGAAAAATAAGTCCTAAAATGTGTTTTTTATTTAAATTAGGACATCTTTTTGAAGCGAAATATCTTAAAAAATACATCGCTCACCTGCATATAGATATTCTACCTACTTATCAAAGAGGGGGATACGGAAAGCTTCTTGTAGACGCCTTAGCTAAACATCTTTTAAGTAAAAACATTCATTCGGTTATGCTTGTTTGCGATAAAAATAATAAGCAAGGCATAAATTTTTATTTAAAATACGGCTTTAAACAGAAGGCGAATATTCTTAGCGGTATAGTCTTTGTTTACAATTTTTAG
- a CDS encoding HAMP domain-containing sensor histidine kinase, translating to MSTKNKTKPQLKQELNGLQPRIWFYFALFSIAIIGLVWVFGAVLNGLSFKQARLAGMRDTADEIVELLPGLPNSLAQVHVIASSSCAEVDVFVMKNGEIDFTQCVLHCNPYTFSFEEIKYDISTYKKDKLNNLAVKMINDDKTSDSSLIFSSNHDEQLLVYYRIIYLNGEQLFMSCSTPMLIRESANKIMSVQLLWTTIAAFVLALIASYLLSSHLSKPIVKMSASARQLAKGKYDLRFEGNGYNEIDELAETLNYVTKELEQTENLRRDVVANVTHDLKTPLTLIKSYTEMLIDFPNAPEARKKESLDLIIKEVDRITALVNDMVSLSLSEAGTTALNIQEFDLSALTESVAEVFKVKQEQGYVFKTQIEPSLIVNADREQIQTVLYNYISNAFAYTGEDKRVTITLKEVNGVARFDCFDTGCGLSPKDTVRIWDRFYRTSASHTRSQGTGLGLSIVRNIMQLHSAPYGVNSIEGKGSDFYFELKLVKQNQKSDK from the coding sequence TTGAGTACCAAGAATAAAACTAAGCCTCAGCTCAAACAAGAGCTAAACGGGCTTCAACCTAGAATATGGTTTTACTTCGCATTATTTTCGATAGCCATTATCGGTTTAGTGTGGGTTTTTGGCGCTGTTCTCAACGGTCTATCTTTCAAACAAGCCCGCCTTGCGGGAATGCGTGATACCGCCGACGAAATTGTCGAACTATTGCCGGGTTTGCCAAATTCGCTTGCCCAAGTACACGTTATAGCGTCAAGCAGTTGCGCCGAAGTTGATGTTTTTGTAATGAAGAATGGCGAAATCGACTTTACTCAATGTGTATTGCACTGCAACCCCTATACTTTTTCTTTCGAAGAGATTAAATACGATATTTCAACTTATAAAAAAGACAAACTTAACAATCTAGCCGTTAAAATGATTAATGACGACAAGACTAGCGATTCGTCACTAATCTTTTCTTCAAATCACGACGAACAACTTCTTGTATATTATCGCATTATTTATCTAAATGGCGAACAATTATTTATGTCGTGTAGCACGCCAATGCTTATAAGAGAAAGCGCCAACAAAATTATGTCGGTGCAATTACTGTGGACGACGATAGCTGCGTTTGTCCTTGCTTTAATTGCTTCTTATTTATTATCTAGTCACTTGTCTAAGCCTATTGTCAAGATGTCCGCTTCGGCAAGACAGCTAGCTAAGGGCAAATATGACCTTCGATTTGAGGGCAACGGCTATAACGAGATAGACGAACTAGCCGAAACGCTAAATTATGTCACAAAGGAACTTGAACAAACCGAGAATTTGCGTCGAGACGTGGTAGCTAACGTCACTCACGACTTAAAAACTCCGTTAACTTTAATTAAGTCTTATACCGAAATGTTGATTGACTTTCCAAACGCTCCCGAAGCACGCAAAAAAGAGAGCCTTGACCTAATTATTAAAGAAGTTGACCGCATAACTGCCTTAGTAAACGATATGGTAAGTTTATCTTTGTCAGAAGCTGGCACAACCGCCCTTAACATACAAGAGTTTGACTTATCGGCTTTGACCGAGTCGGTAGCCGAAGTATTCAAGGTCAAACAAGAACAAGGCTATGTCTTTAAGACTCAAATTGAACCGTCATTGATTGTAAACGCCGACAGGGAACAAATACAAACCGTATTGTATAATTATATTTCCAATGCGTTTGCCTATACGGGCGAAGACAAAAGAGTTACTATAACGCTTAAAGAAGTCAACGGCGTTGCTCGCTTTGATTGTTTCGATACGGGTTGCGGACTCAGCCCCAAAGATACCGTTCGTATTTGGGATAGATTTTACCGCACAAGCGCCTCGCACACTCGTAGTCAAGGCACAGGGCTAGGGCTGTCGATAGTGCGTAATATTATGCAATTGCACTCTGCGCCATACGGCGTAAATAGTATTGAAGGCAAAGGTAGTGATTTCTACTTCGAGTTGAAACTTGTAAAGCAAAATCAAAAAAGTGATAAATAA
- a CDS encoding GNAT family N-acetyltransferase: protein MDIINMRLVEVCEIYNLRHKLLCPEESLLAVNFIGDDYPTTLHVGLFIGDLLVGCASLMLSSNQTFDFSPQFQLRGMAIEKEYQHKGYGQALIKYCEFLCLNRSTHFLWCNSRVDAQDFYLKAGFTSYGLPFYIPNVCDHILMAKCVKEHICKRAK from the coding sequence ATGGATATAATCAATATGCGTTTAGTAGAAGTTTGTGAGATTTATAATTTGCGTCATAAGTTGCTTTGTCCGGAAGAATCTCTTTTAGCGGTTAACTTTATAGGCGACGACTACCCGACTACGCTTCACGTTGGACTTTTTATAGGCGACCTTTTAGTGGGTTGCGCTTCGCTAATGCTTAGTAGCAACCAAACATTTGATTTTTCTCCACAGTTTCAACTTAGAGGTATGGCGATAGAAAAAGAATATCAACATAAAGGTTACGGTCAAGCTTTGATAAAATATTGCGAATTTTTGTGTCTTAATCGGTCGACGCATTTCTTGTGGTGCAATTCCCGAGTCGACGCCCAAGATTTTTATCTTAAAGCCGGGTTTACTTCTTACGGTTTGCCTTTTTATATTCCTAACGTATGCGACCATATTTTAATGGCAAAATGCGTAAAGGAACATATTTGTAAAAGAGCCAAATAG
- a CDS encoding DUF2804 domain-containing protein: MQTKLEVGKLLDENGRLKQAGYATFMAKDYCREDIKAGKMRIKEWDYYIVTNGKIALALTVADNSYMSLASASFLDLTKSSYKTTSEMKFFTFGKLNLPSSINEGDIYYDTKRAKIHFIKEKTRRQLVCVFNEFDKNTRLEANLILTDFPKDSMVIATPYAEDKLAFYYNCKINCMKASGYVKVGDTRYDFDEQDSFGTLDWGRGVWTYKNTWYWGSLSCQIDGHKVGFNIGYGFGDTSSASENMIFYDGIAHKTDRLTFNIPKKDNADDFLSTWTITSNDKRINLNFVPIIDRKDYTNIGILCTNQHQVFGKFSGTLTLDDGQTIQLNDCVGFAEKVYNKW; this comes from the coding sequence ATGCAAACAAAATTGGAAGTTGGAAAACTTCTTGACGAAAATGGGCGTCTTAAACAAGCCGGATACGCTACCTTTATGGCAAAGGACTATTGTAGAGAAGACATAAAGGCTGGCAAAATGCGAATAAAAGAATGGGACTACTATATAGTGACTAACGGCAAAATTGCCCTCGCTCTTACGGTTGCAGACAATTCCTATATGTCGCTTGCTTCGGCTAGTTTTTTAGATTTAACAAAATCTAGTTACAAAACAACTAGCGAAATGAAATTCTTTACTTTTGGCAAACTTAATCTTCCTAGTAGTATTAATGAGGGCGATATTTACTACGACACTAAACGAGCCAAAATTCACTTTATTAAAGAAAAAACAAGACGTCAATTAGTATGCGTCTTTAACGAATTTGACAAAAATACTAGGTTAGAAGCAAATTTAATTTTAACAGACTTTCCAAAAGACTCTATGGTAATCGCTACCCCTTACGCCGAAGACAAACTTGCATTCTACTATAACTGCAAAATAAATTGTATGAAGGCTAGCGGTTATGTCAAAGTTGGAGATACTAGATATGACTTTGACGAGCAAGACTCGTTTGGCACTCTTGATTGGGGCAGAGGAGTTTGGACATACAAAAATACTTGGTACTGGGGCAGTTTATCTTGCCAAATAGACGGTCACAAAGTAGGCTTTAATATTGGTTACGGGTTTGGCGACACAAGCTCGGCAAGCGAAAATATGATATTCTACGACGGAATTGCTCACAAGACCGATAGATTGACATTTAATATCCCCAAAAAAGACAACGCCGACGATTTCTTGTCGACTTGGACAATTACAAGCAACGACAAACGCATAAATCTTAATTTTGTTCCTATAATCGACCGCAAAGATTATACTAATATAGGTATTCTTTGCACTAATCAACATCAAGTTTTTGGTAAATTTAGCGGGACTCTTACGCTTGACGACGGACAAACAATACAGTTAAATGATTGCGTAGGCTTTGCCGAAAAAGTTTACAACAAGTGGTAG
- a CDS encoding response regulator transcription factor: MYKILVVDDEAMICSLLEEYLKYEEFEVDTANDGLQAVSKCKLNKYDLIIMDIMMPKLDGISAFKEIRKTHNTPIIMLTARGQEYDKLFGFEIGADDYITKPFSPKEVVARIKAVLARTNQTNRALLKFGGLTIDFDGRNVLVDGVKVELTPKEYELLFYLVRNKGLAVSREKLLQDVWGFDFFGDDRTVDTHIKTLRGNLGTYRNCIITLRGLGYKFEYQE; encoded by the coding sequence ATGTATAAAATTTTAGTTGTAGACGACGAAGCTATGATTTGCAGTTTGTTAGAAGAGTATCTCAAATATGAAGAATTTGAGGTTGATACTGCAAACGACGGTTTACAAGCCGTAAGCAAATGTAAATTAAACAAATACGACCTTATTATTATGGATATTATGATGCCCAAACTTGACGGTATCAGCGCTTTTAAAGAAATACGCAAAACTCACAATACCCCAATAATTATGCTTACCGCAAGAGGACAAGAGTATGACAAGTTATTTGGCTTTGAAATAGGCGCAGACGACTACATCACCAAACCTTTCTCTCCAAAAGAAGTTGTTGCTCGCATTAAAGCTGTTCTAGCTAGAACTAATCAAACAAACCGAGCCTTACTTAAATTTGGCGGGCTTACCATTGATTTTGACGGCAGAAACGTTCTTGTTGACGGAGTTAAAGTCGAGCTTACTCCTAAGGAATACGAATTACTATTTTATTTAGTTCGCAATAAAGGGCTTGCGGTTAGCCGTGAGAAATTATTGCAAGACGTTTGGGGTTTTGACTTCTTTGGCGACGACCGTACGGTAGACACGCATATTAAGACGTTACGTGGCAATTTAGGAACATACCGCAACTGTATTATTACGCTAAGGGGGCTAGGTTACAAATTTGAGTACCAAGAATAA
- the rlmB gene encoding 23S rRNA (guanosine(2251)-2'-O)-methyltransferase RlmB → MKIEGRNAVSEALKGNLTIDKLMVQEGINHSIIALARKKNIRIQFVDKQILDKQSESGAHQGFVAFASEFVYSSVEEILASKKDRHFIVILDNIVDPHNLGSILRVCECAGVDGVIIPKNNSVCVNDTVVRVSCGATSYVKVARVTNINVCIEQLKKQNIWVYCAESNGQSMYSTDLTGDIALVIGGEGQGVSRLTRQLCDGAISIALQGKINSLNASVACGIVVYEAVRQHLNK, encoded by the coding sequence ATGAAGATAGAAGGTCGTAACGCAGTCAGCGAAGCCTTAAAAGGCAATTTAACAATAGACAAATTAATGGTTCAGGAGGGAATTAATCACTCAATCATTGCCCTCGCTCGCAAAAAGAATATTCGTATTCAATTTGTAGACAAACAAATTCTTGACAAGCAAAGCGAAAGCGGAGCGCATCAAGGCTTTGTTGCCTTTGCTAGCGAATTTGTTTATTCTTCGGTTGAAGAAATTTTAGCAAGCAAAAAAGACCGACATTTTATAGTAATTTTAGATAATATTGTTGACCCTCATAACTTAGGCAGTATTTTGCGAGTTTGCGAATGCGCAGGCGTAGACGGTGTGATTATTCCCAAGAATAACAGCGTATGCGTCAACGATACCGTAGTTAGGGTGTCGTGCGGAGCGACTTCCTATGTTAAGGTTGCAAGGGTTACAAATATCAATGTCTGTATCGAGCAACTTAAAAAACAAAATATTTGGGTGTATTGCGCCGAGTCAAACGGTCAGTCAATGTACTCTACCGATTTAACCGGTGATATCGCCCTAGTTATAGGGGGCGAAGGACAAGGCGTGTCCAGACTAACTAGACAGCTATGCGACGGAGCAATCTCAATTGCTTTACAAGGTAAGATAAATTCGCTTAACGCCTCAGTCGCTTGCGGAATAGTCGTATACGAAGCCGTAAGACAACATTTAAATAAATAG
- a CDS encoding TIGR03905 family TSCPD domain-containing protein: MRYLTSGTCSVSIDFTIEDNKLHNVVYTGGCNGNLQGISKLVEGMDIDKAIEMLSGIHCGNKSTSCPDQLATALKQYKAKKLAQPIKQTRFI; the protein is encoded by the coding sequence ATGAGATATTTAACTTCCGGCACTTGCTCGGTATCGATTGATTTTACAATAGAGGACAACAAACTGCATAACGTAGTATATACCGGGGGGTGCAACGGCAATCTTCAAGGCATAAGCAAACTTGTCGAGGGTATGGATATTGATAAAGCTATCGAGATGCTTTCGGGCATACATTGCGGTAACAAGTCTACTAGCTGTCCCGACCAATTAGCAACCGCTCTTAAACAATACAAAGCTAAAAAGTTAGCTCAACCTATTAAGCAAACGAGATTTATCTAA
- a CDS encoding ribonuclease III domain-containing protein gives MQFFQTTSNENATLLNPLVLAFVGDAVQTLFIRAKLATSTDYKAGELHRQTAMQVKSHTQAESAERLLPILSKEELAVYTRARNAKCNTIAKNSSIADYKKASGLEAVFGYLYLTSQSARLEELLNLAVIIPSQV, from the coding sequence TTGCAATTTTTTCAAACAACTTCAAACGAAAACGCTACTTTGCTCAATCCTCTTGTGCTTGCTTTTGTAGGCGACGCCGTTCAAACTCTATTTATCAGGGCAAAACTTGCAACTTCTACCGACTATAAGGCAGGCGAGCTTCATAGGCAAACGGCTATGCAAGTCAAGAGCCACACGCAAGCCGAGTCGGCGGAAAGGCTTCTACCAATATTAAGCAAAGAAGAACTTGCGGTTTATACCCGAGCAAGAAACGCAAAGTGCAACACCATAGCCAAAAACTCTTCAATCGCAGACTACAAGAAGGCTAGCGGGTTAGAGGCTGTGTTTGGGTATTTATATTTGACAAGTCAGTCAGCAAGGTTAGAAGAATTACTTAATTTAGCCGTAATAATTCCCTCGCAAGTATAA